One genomic window of Candidatus Bathyarchaeia archaeon includes the following:
- a CDS encoding DUF6062 family protein, with protein sequence MSDIKKDILTIKIDEAVKMNYECPFCWLLERSETRYLETFYSEYVKDSWYRGKVIRSRGFCRYHFYRMLDYALKHFEKLGLALVLENIAEARFKDLKELCFVSRDLPQLKLKGSLSLFTNSGSKDRTKAVARFMLRVKSMLKDGSVACPACDYMEEDDKINVDTLAFMLTTNTSFLKRFEEGKGLCLPHLLRLFESLKASSKMAVPSLAEKLLSLELKNFSRLASELKEIIRKHDYRFHDEPWGSEIDAVERTVLKLIGSYQLGFIHEKGRLEDLNRTTSFEG encoded by the coding sequence TTGAGCGATATTAAAAAAGACATCCTAACGATTAAGATTGACGAAGCAGTTAAAATGAATTATGAGTGTCCTTTTTGCTGGCTCTTAGAAAGGAGCGAAACAAGATATCTTGAAACGTTTTATTCTGAATATGTGAAGGATTCCTGGTATAGAGGTAAAGTCATCCGCTCACGCGGATTCTGCCGATACCATTTCTATCGCATGTTAGATTACGCTCTTAAACATTTTGAGAAGCTTGGATTGGCGCTGGTGCTTGAAAATATAGCGGAGGCGCGATTCAAAGATCTGAAAGAATTATGCTTTGTTAGTCGTGACCTACCTCAGCTTAAATTGAAGGGGTCGCTGAGTCTTTTTACAAATAGTGGATCAAAGGATAGGACAAAAGCGGTAGCTAGATTCATGCTCCGCGTAAAATCGATGCTCAAAGATGGGAGTGTAGCTTGCCCTGCCTGCGATTATATGGAAGAAGACGATAAGATTAACGTGGATACGCTTGCCTTCATGCTCACTACAAACACAAGTTTTCTGAAGAGATTCGAGGAAGGTAAAGGACTATGTCTACCTCATCTTCTCAGGCTGTTTGAATCTCTGAAAGCGTCATCTAAAATGGCCGTTCCCTCTTTAGCTGAGAAACTACTTTCGCTGGAACTGAAGAATTTCAGCCGTCTTGCCTCCGAACTCAAAGAGATTATCAGAAAACATGATTACCGGTTCCATGATGAGCCTTGGGGGTCTGAAATAGACGCGGTGGAAAGAACAGTCCTTAAGCTTATCGGATCATATCAATTGGGCTTTATCCACGAAAAAGGAAGGTTGGAAGATTTGAACAGAACTACAAGTTTTGAGGGTTGA
- a CDS encoding DUF6062 family protein: protein MWEKLSRIQFIKTLDRGECPICKRIEETESTYLEEILMELVDDVKFREKLKSSRGLCLQHFKKMLLLVQKRPELDGIGVSDILRDLVEAEIQDLREVERKLAEIRLKTSMPMDEEWSRILRALKKLFGRI from the coding sequence ATGTGGGAAAAACTGAGCAGAATTCAATTCATTAAGACTCTAGACAGGGGAGAATGCCCAATCTGTAAACGGATAGAGGAGACTGAGAGCACGTATCTTGAGGAAATCCTCATGGAATTAGTAGATGACGTGAAGTTCCGAGAGAAGTTGAAGAGCTCTCGTGGTCTTTGCTTACAACACTTCAAAAAAATGCTTCTATTGGTTCAGAAAAGGCCGGAACTTGACGGGATCGGCGTATCAGACATCCTCAGAGATTTAGTTGAAGCCGAGATTCAAGATCTGCGTGAGGTTGAGAGAAAGCTTGCTGAAATACGGTTGAAGACATCGATGCCTATGGATGAGGAATGGAGTAGAATTCTGAGAGCTTTAAAAAAGTTGTTTGGAAGAATTTGA
- a CDS encoding prenyltransferase/squalene oxidase repeat-containing protein codes for MRQANSFYPFQRSMTAMDLNTTRLPPSVVVTRPVSASETSKSTTRMEMEKPVWETYERESKFGEWIRVDKVVRYVFIRQNADGGYSFAQGGDSSVEDTYYGVRILGMLGVKPLNKDRTVAFLKRMQHGDGSYDSVKVAYYAVKTLKELGSKPERDVKKFVYSMRRRDGGYGSREVDVETSSELETTYIALKLLKLLEAPLKPTTTKFILSLKNPDGSFGHRGYSRLASTYHALACLKLLEFNGKFEDTLRWILGCENPKGGFARSPEVHDPYFVVDDLYYAVKALEILGEPARYPVQHLRLIGKFQNRNGGFRRSIFIGISTFESTYYALSSLKTLLTWM; via the coding sequence ATGCGTCAGGCTAATAGCTTCTACCCATTTCAGCGGAGCATGACAGCCATGGACCTAAACACCACTCGCCTCCCACCTTCTGTGGTTGTTACTCGTCCAGTATCGGCGTCGGAAACCTCCAAATCGACGACTCGTATGGAAATGGAGAAACCCGTTTGGGAAACCTATGAACGTGAATCTAAGTTTGGCGAATGGATCCGAGTGGATAAAGTCGTCCGCTATGTATTCATCAGGCAGAACGCGGATGGAGGATACTCGTTTGCTCAAGGAGGAGATTCCTCGGTTGAAGACACCTATTACGGCGTCAGGATACTAGGGATGCTGGGTGTGAAACCGCTTAACAAGGATCGCACGGTTGCCTTCTTGAAGAGGATGCAGCATGGGGACGGAAGCTATGACTCTGTGAAAGTGGCCTACTACGCAGTGAAGACGTTGAAGGAGTTAGGATCGAAGCCTGAAAGAGACGTCAAGAAATTCGTTTACTCCATGAGGCGGCGAGATGGAGGATATGGAAGTCGTGAGGTGGATGTTGAAACCTCATCGGAGCTTGAAACCACTTACATCGCGCTTAAACTGTTAAAGCTTTTGGAGGCTCCTCTGAAACCAACTACAACGAAATTTATTTTAAGCTTGAAGAATCCTGATGGAAGCTTCGGACACCGCGGATACTCTCGCCTCGCATCCACCTATCATGCGTTGGCGTGTCTAAAGCTCCTCGAATTCAACGGAAAATTCGAAGACACTCTTAGGTGGATTCTAGGATGCGAAAATCCCAAGGGCGGATTCGCTCGAAGCCCAGAGGTTCACGACCCTTACTTCGTCGTCGACGACCTCTACTACGCGGTTAAAGCGTTAGAAATCCTCGGCGAACCTGCACGCTACCCAGTCCAACATTTGCGTTTAATCGGTAAATTCCAGAATCGAAATGGCGGATTTCGACGATCCATCTTCATAGGAATCTCCACGTTCGAATCTACCTACTATGCACTCTCCTCACTTAAAACACTCTTGACGTGGATGTAA
- a CDS encoding acetoacetate decarboxylase family protein, translating to MVRLVFAVKRFEEGFTNPLGSPAYFPPPYPFRNAETILIEFETSHERVEEELPEPLEFQPGTVFAVIQDAQIASGAAFHEGYIFLRARYKGQLGFYAPYVFGCPEEVVLANREMYGWPEMMADYPHPRIVKDGHTVTGTVQRRGETLMKASVSIERKASPEEIPNMDDNLTLRKIPSPLKDGRPIRQVIHIRLEDSQLLEAWTGRGFLELGRSAQFRIAELQPLRIVNAYYMVVSWTLPHARSVWDV from the coding sequence TTGGTCCGGCTGGTGTTCGCGGTGAAGAGGTTTGAAGAGGGGTTTACTAATCCTCTTGGAAGTCCCGCCTATTTTCCGCCTCCCTATCCGTTTAGGAACGCTGAAACGATCCTGATCGAGTTTGAGACGTCACATGAACGCGTGGAGGAGGAGTTACCGGAACCCTTGGAATTTCAGCCAGGAACGGTTTTCGCGGTTATTCAAGACGCGCAGATCGCCTCCGGCGCGGCTTTCCATGAAGGTTATATTTTTCTCCGGGCGAGGTATAAAGGTCAACTCGGCTTCTATGCGCCGTATGTTTTCGGGTGCCCTGAAGAAGTAGTGCTGGCGAATAGGGAAATGTATGGGTGGCCTGAGATGATGGCGGATTATCCTCATCCGAGGATCGTGAAAGACGGTCACACGGTCACCGGCACGGTGCAAAGGAGAGGTGAAACATTGATGAAAGCTTCTGTATCCATTGAACGTAAGGCGAGCCCGGAGGAGATTCCAAACATGGACGACAATTTAACGCTTCGTAAGATCCCATCCCCATTGAAAGATGGACGACCCATTCGTCAGGTGATTCATATCCGGCTTGAAGACAGCCAACTTCTCGAAGCGTGGACTGGAAGGGGTTTCTTAGAGCTTGGACGGTCGGCGCAGTTTAGAATCGCTGAACTGCAACCACTTCGAATCGTAAACGCCTACTACATGGTTGTTTCTTGGACTCTCCCCCACGCTAGATCCGTCTGGGATGTCTGA